Below is a genomic region from Triticum dicoccoides isolate Atlit2015 ecotype Zavitan chromosome 5A, WEW_v2.0, whole genome shotgun sequence.
TAATAATCTGCAGTCTAATGGTAAAATGAAAATCTCATCATCAATTTTAAAGAGATcatttttctttcattttcatACACATGTAATTTAGCTAACCGTTGATCCTAATTGGCAGGGTACTGCACGTTTATCACTGGGAAGCCCTGCTCGAGGTATCAATATGACAGACCATGTGTTATTCGAATTCAAACTTTGCATACGGATTGAAGACGAACCTGACGAGGGGCCAAAAGAGGAGCTTCTAATTGAAGGGTGTACTGAGTTGAGCAATATGTTCAGACCATCATTTGTTGAAACCCAACGTCTTTATGGAGAGAAGTGTGGATTGGACCTGCAGTTTGCCATACTGAACAGCGCAGTTCAAGCAAAGATTGATGTTGAGATAGTTTACGCTCCTGCATGTGGCCTTATCCTGAATCTGTATGCCAAGACGAGTGGCTTCAGGGATATTATCCGCCTATTTCATGGATGTTCAAAAGCTGGCGGTAGATTCAGTTCTGTTGTGGGTGTTTTGATAGATAGCTACCTTGATGTTTGCGTTGAAGGGTCTTCCAGAGAGGGTCTTTGTCAGAGGTCGCCTCAAGACGGTTGTGGTCTGTCAGTGCTAGTACCCTACCACTGAcaagcatcaaggatggagaggctGGGCCATCGACTGACTGAAGTGGCGGTGGACTGTTGGGCCAACATACCTGTCGTGAGGCCCATGTAATAGGGAGGGGTATAATACCCAGTTTGGCTAGCGGTGGAAGGCAGCGAGTGTAATCAGATCTCGATCCCCTCCTTCCTCAAGTTCTTCCTTCCTCTCCAAGCTGTATCTCTCCTCTCCAATTCCTCTCAACTACTTGTAAccatgaattcgtatacttgattgTGAGCAGAGAGTTCTGTCCATCACAGTTGGTATCAGATTTGGGTCGATCAGCGGCGGGATCGGGCTCGGCGGCGGTCGGGTTGGGTTCTCTCGCAAAATTCCCGTCCGCTAGCTGGGTCTGCGGTGGCGGTGTGTGGCTGCAGTTCCGGTGCGGCATGGGCGGCGTTTCAAGGCGACAGAGATTTATTCGGCGGCGGATCGAGCGTGTCTCATGATTGCACACAGATCTCCTGTGTGTGTGAAATCCCAGTGAATTTGCTTGATTGGCGCTGCAAGGCGGCGGCAAGGAGTCGGTTGCAAAGGAAAGAGTTAGCGGCTGCTGTAAAACTCTCTGGTACTCGCCGATTCGTGGTAGGCGGTGAAGCTGGCGACTGCGGCACCCCCCAAGTCTCGTGGTGGACGCCATGGAGACGATCGAGGCTCGGGTTGGTGAGCAGTTGCAGATGCTACAGAACGTGGGCGACAAGTTGAGTAAGCTCGATGATCTCTTTCACCGGTTGGATTCCTTTGATCAATAGTTTGCAACGCAAGCAGAGCAGATGCATATCGTGCAGAATAATGTCAGTCTCACGATGAAATCGATCGGAGAAATCAGACAGGAGCAGGCAGCGACTGCTCGAGAATTGGGTTCTAAGCAATCCCCTCAGGGTTCGTTGGCAGGCGATGGAATCCTGGGTACGCCACCGCAGCAGGGGCGCCCACCCGTTCCACATGTTCCACCACTAGTGTTTGTACCTCACACTGTACATCACGAAGCAGAGCATTCGGGGATAGAGCTCCAGTCGAAGAAAACATGGATGCCGAAGATGGATTTCCCTCGCTTTGAAGGGTAAGATGTCCGCATTTGGCTTGATGGGTGTGAGGCGTATTTTTCTCTGTATGCTATTCCTGAGGAATTCAAGGTCACTTCAGCTACATTGCATCTGTCAGGTGATGCAGCCAATTGATTTCATGCTTACAAGGCCTTGCATCAATGGCCATGCTGGAATGAGTTTCGGGTGGCTGTCATGCAGGAGTTTGATTTGAATGTCCATCGCACAAAGATGCAAGCTCTTCTGTTACTCAAGCAATCTGGATCAGTAGCAGAGTACAAAAGGGAGTTCACCCAGTTGGTGTATCAACTTCTGTTATATGAACCGACAGTGAGTGACACATTCCTGGTGACACGGTTCATCTTAGGCCTCAAAGAGGAACTCCGGGCTGCTGTGGATATGCAGATACCAGTCAACGTCAGTGAAGCAGCGTCGTATGCACTTATCCAGGAAGAGATTGTCCAACGTGCTCGCTCCAATAGAAGTGTTGGCAACAGACATGCATTCTTCAAGCCTGACACTCGTCTAAACACACCACCTGCTGGAGAGTTGTGGAAGGCAAGACAACTGAAGGAGTATAGGCGCACTAATGGCCTGTGTTTCAGTTGCGGTGAAAAATACACACCGGGTCATATTTGTGTGAAGCCACCTACTCCTACTACAGTCATGG
It encodes:
- the LOC119299243 gene encoding uncharacterized protein LOC119299243; the encoded protein is MSITADEDHAGWTFGDSGSDEEEEWTNRPFTVDDFPRVSYDRGEQTYRIYANPDFRLRGPAPLSLFRAYNDPLVDKERGWFCKEYELHDESEITVNDVGINDCSNSCDRSTMVLVQFFDLKIAGYHHTQPGPAKIFGFFAARDRIKPLRNYVYKREIDNYEAVAVNRKMGTARLSLGSPARGINMTDHVLFEFKLCIRIEDEPDEGPKEELLIEGCTELSNMFRPSFVETQRLYGEKCGLDLQFAILNSAVQAKIDVEIVYAPACGLILNLYAKTSGFRDIIRLFHGCSKAGGRFSSVVGVLIDSYLDVCVEGSSREGLCQRSPQDGCGLSVLRVLSITVGIRFGSISGGIGLGGGRVGFSRKIPVR